A genomic stretch from Sphaerodactylus townsendi isolate TG3544 linkage group LG15, MPM_Stown_v2.3, whole genome shotgun sequence includes:
- the LOC125444605 gene encoding keratin, type I cytoskeletal 47 kDa-like isoform X2 — MASSFLPRAKDGLIKRYGQETSILDINEKDTMQDLNDRLAAYLERVKSLEESNRKLEQCIQETYAKRASTGTPDLTGYFSTITELRAQIEEETLRNAELLLQIDNAKMAADDFRVKFESELAMHLSVERDLGNLRKALEELNASQGSLQVQVDNLQEELAFLKRNHQEEVTSLQGRLGDNVSVEVDTMPGIDLQKILAEVRDQYEEVMEKNSQEAEALHKDQCDVISHQVVTSSEALQEAQAKIAELKRMAQTLEIELQSLRSTKVVLEGTLTETKFHYGTELSQLRDLVAAREAELLQLRSDAQNQAEDYDRLMDLKTRLEQEIATYRCLLEGSETDPPPISESSASRRVKTVIEELVDGKVISSRVEEVEQQL, encoded by the exons ATGGCCAGTAGCTTCTTACCTCGTGCTAAGGATGGGCTGATAAAGCGTTATGGGCAAGAGACCAGCATTCTGGATATTAATGAAAAAGACACCATGCAGGATTTGAATGACCGCCTCGCTGCCTACCTGGAAAGG GTGAAATCTCTGGAAGAATCTAACAGAAAACTGGAACAGTGCATCCAGGAAACATATGCAAAGCGAGCATCAACTGGGACTCCCGACCTGACTGGATATTTCAGTACTATCACTGAACTGAGGGCTCAG atCGAAGAAGAGACCCTGAGAAATGCTGAGCTGCTCCTACAGATCGATaatgccaaaatggctgctgatgaTTTCAGAGTGAA GTTTGAATCAGAGTTGGCCATGCACCTGTCTGTGGAAAGGGACCTTGGCAACCTGCGCAAGGCGCTGGAGGAACTCAACGCGAGCCAAGGCAGTCTGCAGGTGCAAGTGGACAATCTCCAGGAAGAACTGGCTTTTCTCAAGAGGAACCACCAGGAG GAAGTGACCTCTCTCCAGGGAAGGCTGGGGGACAACGTAAGTGTGGAGGTGGATACCATGCCCGGCATCGACTTGCAGAAAATCCTGGCTGAGGTCCGTGACCAGTATGAGGAAGTCATGGAAAAGAACAGCCAGGAAGCTGAGGCATTGCACAAAGACCAG tGTGATGTCATCAGCCACCAGGTTGTGACCAGCTCTGAAGCCCTCCAGGAGGCTCAGGCCAAGATCGCAGAACTGAAACGTATGGCCCAGACCTTGGAGATCGAGCTCCAGTCGCTCCGTAGCACG AAAGTGGTGTTGGAGGGTACCTTGACTGAGACCAAATTCCACTATGGAACGGAGCTTTCTCAGCTGCGTGACCTTGTTGCTGCCAGGGAAGCCGAGCTGCTGCAGCTAAGATCGGATGCCCAGAACCAAGCGGAAGACTATGACCGACTGATGGACCTCAAGACCAGACTGGAGCAGGAGATAGCCACCTACCGGTGTCTGCTTGAAGG aTCAGAAACTGACCCACCACCCATATCAG